One Loxodonta africana isolate mLoxAfr1 chromosome 4, mLoxAfr1.hap2, whole genome shotgun sequence genomic region harbors:
- the AICDA gene encoding single-stranded DNA cytosine deaminase, with protein MVVRKVLLEELKLRLGLEGCVNFAQWRKRSISDSGMCISNVRVAGKQKLKQRRLSPGGCCIGVCSYTPCFSLIRSLLLKRRQFLYQFKNVRWAKGRHETYLCYVVKRRDSATSFSLDFGHLRNKSGCHVELLFLRYISDWDLDPGRCYRVTWFTSWSPCYDCARHVTDFLRGYPNLTLRIFTARLYFCEGRKAEPEGLRRLHRAGVQIAVMTFKDYFYCWNTFVANRERTFEAWEGLHENSVRLTRQLRRILLPLYEVDDLRDAFRTLGL; from the exons ATGGTGGTGAGAAAGGTCTTACTAGAGGAGTTGAAACTGAGGCTGGGCCTTGAAGGGTGTGTGAATTTTGCTCAGTGGAGAAAAAGAAGTATTTCCGACAGTGGGATGTGCATCAGCAATGTCAGAGTGGCTGGAAAGCAAAAGCTGAAGCAGAGGAGACTGAGTCCAGGGGGCTGCTGCATAGGGGTCTGCAG TTATACTCCTTGCTTTTCTCTCATCCGCAGCCTCTTGCTGAAGAGGAGGCAGTTTCTTTACCAATTCAAAAATGTCCGCTGGGCCAAGGGTCGGCACGAGACCTATCTGTGCTACGTGGTTAAGCGTCGGGATAGTGCCACCTCCTTTTCATTGGACTTTGGTCACCTTCGCAACAAG TCCGGCTGCCACGTGGAATTGCTGTTCCTCCGCTACATCTCCGATTGGGATCTGGACCCTGGCCGATGCTACCGTGTCACCTGGTTCACCTCCTGGAGCCCCTGCTACGACTGCGCTCGGCATGTGACCGACTTCCTGAGAGGATACCCGAACCTCACCCTGAGGATCTTCACCGCCCGCCTCTACTTCTGCGAGGGCCGCAAGGCTGAGCCTGAGGGTTTGCGGCGGCTGCACCGCGCTGGGGTCCAAATCGCCGTCATGACCTTCAAAG attatttttattgCTGGAATACTTTTGTGGCAAATCGTGAAAGGACTTTCGAGGCCTGGGAAGGACTGCATGAAAATTCGGTTCGACTAACCAGACAGCTTCGACGAATTCTCTTG CCCCTATATGAGGTTGATGACTTACGAGATGCATTTCGTACTTTGGGACTTTGA